From the genome of Oryza glaberrima chromosome 1, OglaRS2, whole genome shotgun sequence:
GTACACtactacttttttaaaaaaaaaaaacttctctgACCTAGATTaatgttgtgtttagttcataccagtttggttgaaattgaaacgatgtgatggaaaagttggaagtttgtgtgtataggaaagtttcgatgtgatggaaaagttggaagtttgaagaattattttggaactaaacacacggCCTAAGAGATTTTTGCAGTTTATCTTACGTACTCCCGTATTCCCTcctaaaatatatcaatataacATCGTAGTACTGCATTGGACAtaacattaattatatataatctaatagattgctatattttggactAGATGAGTACACCAAGGGAAGTATTAACAATCACTTTACTAATATATTgtattattttgtttcatttAGATAAAACTTTAACTAATAATTATTTTATCAATATATTAGTCATAAGATGCGAAGGCATAATTAtaagaaaattattttcaatACGACTCTAATTTGTGTCGCAAAAGTTACATGATAATGCAATAATTGTTGCTAAACGTTTTGGCTCAACGGAACAAAATGTCTTACATTCTGGAAAGTGAAAAATGTATATACGCTTAGTGAAAAATGAAATCTAGATAGacaacatgaaaaaaatattatgtacaTGTTGTGATAACTTTGAGAAtgggttttttttctccttttccacAGAATAAATCCCCCATACCATGGTGGAATCACGAATTTGTCCGCCCACAGAAAAGCCTAAATGAATGAAGAAAGTTTTCCTCATTGGACAAAGGTGAATGAATTAATTCCATCTGTTGGATACACATTAGCCTACATTTTCCAAaagcaaaactaaaaaaataagaaattagGGAATCATCATCGTTTATCCCAAATCGGCCGGCACGTGAATCTATCTATCTGCCGATTGGTGATAAGCAGAGCTCGGCTGCCACAAACCAGAGCTTAGCTAGAATATTGCATATATAGATTCTCCCGTGAATATTTTTCTGAAAGGAAAATTCTCgagtatatatgattttttttcttttcatcctgGCGATCGAAAAAAGATTTTATGAAATTTGGACGCACATTGACACGTGAAGTAATTATTAGAATGGATGCGCCACCCAATTATATATTCCCCtcagagaggaaaaaaaataaaatgctatCGGAGCGTTGTGCAGCTAGAACGTTGCTCCTTAAATTTTGGAAGATGCAATACAAATACCTCCTTTCCGACAAAAATGGATGGATTCCTCGTGAAATGTTTCAAAAGAAGGCCCATTTAGTAAGCACACCATGGTTGTAACAGCCCATAAACCATGCTGCCAAGGCCCATCAGTGAGAACAGAGAAACATGTGATTtcaaaagggaaagaaaaaacattgtttttttcGAACGGTCAAGAGAAAACAATGTTATTTCATAGAACTATGTTCGTGGCAGAACTAATCGTTTGCCGACAAACGATTAGTTCTAAACTGCTCATAAATTTCAATTAAACGAGTGGATAGCAACTGTGAGCATCACAATTTAAATCTCACTCTTTcgtttagaaaatggattaaaatccaGCCATTACATCCACCGTTTAAATCGTAAGTCTTGTttaatttccattttttttcctaaaaacatcacatcaaatctttgaacACGTGTATAGAGCGTTAAATATAGATAAAGAACTAATTGTATagtttgcatgaaaatcgcgagacgaatcttttgagtctaattagtccatgattaaccataagtgctataataacccacatatgctaatgacggattaattaagcttaataaattcgtctcacggtttccagtcaagtttataaaattagtttttttattcgtgttaAAAACCCCTTTTGACATCCGGTCGAACAGTCAAACGtccgatatgacacccaaaaatttccatttCGCGACCTAAACAACCCTTACTAGAGTCACTCCACATCTCAAAGCATGTGAATTGATAAAACGCGAGCACAGTATTTGACATATAATTAACGGCGTACATTAATgagtagtaaaaaaattatttatcgTCCCATATCCATGCGGGCaccggccggcgaggcggcagcggcggcggcggtcaggcggccggcgggaaggggatggcggcggcggtcttctTCCACGCCGGGCGCGAGGAGATGTCGTCCCACCACGCCTTGACGTGCGGCCTGGACGCGACGAGCTCCGCCATGGGCGTCTTGGAGAGGAACAGCAGGTAGGACATGTGGTTGGCGTCGGCGAGCGAGAATCGGTTGCCGGCGAGGTAGCGGCTGCCGGCGAGGTGGGCGTCGTAGACGTCGAGCACCTGtgccagcgcggcggcgtgctcgtcgacggcggccgtgtccgtggcgccgccgaggaggggCTTGATGAGGAGCTGGAAGACGAGGCCGGAGATGGCCGGGTAGAAGTGGTGCGACTCCACCTCCAGCCACACCTCCAgcttcgccggcgacgcctccgCCGGCAGAAGGTCGGCGCCCTCCGCCTTGTACTTGGTCGCGATGTACCGGTTTATCGCGCGGGACTCTGCAATTTAATTAACTATAATTAAATCAATGCATAGTAAAATCAACCGGTTTTCTGTTAAAAAAAGTTCACTTAAATCAGAAGGAACATGATTTGGTAATTCAGTTGTTACTTTAGACGTATGATTGACAAAACGGTGAATaggaaaactgaaaaaaaaaacaggaatgCCATTTTAGTAGACCGCAGGAAAATACATGAATTGGATACTAGTGATAGGATTGatcaaataatattttctaggagtttctgttaattttatttaaaatctaTAGATGCACTGAAACATTCTTTAGGGTTTTTATAGAATTTGGAAGCTCAGCTAGCTCCAATACTTTGTTTCGAAGGATCATATAAGAAAAACTACAAGTCGAATcttacaaaattaatttctctaTAGTTTCTTCGTTCAAAGGGGGGACTATAATTAGCCGGTTTCTTACCGTACAGGACTTCGTCTCCATCCTGCAGCACGGGGATCTGGCCGAAAGGctgcaaaaaaattaaaaaagaacgTTGACGAAGATGTGAGATTCCGAGAGGGTTTAGGGCAAAATAAGCATATGGATGGCGGTTAATTAGGGCAAAAGGTAAGTACGTACGTTGAGGGCGAGGAAGTGGGGTTGCTTGTGGGCGGCGGTGCGGAGGTCGACGGGGACGAGGTCGAAGTCGAGGCCCTTCTCGTTCAGCACCGTCGCCACCCGCACCACGTTCGCCGACAGCGCCATCCCGTACACCCGCagcttcctcccctcccccgccatcgccgacgaTCTCTCCAGGCcactctcgccgccggcgacgatgtgGTGGTGGCAAGCAGCAGATGGCGAGAGCGAGATGGGATCGGAGAATTGATGGCGCGCAGTGTGGTTTGTAATGTAATGGCGGACAGTGGTAGGTTGGAGGAGTGCGATTGATGAGCCGCGGATGCAGCGGCCAGCGGGGGAGCGTCGTTGGTGTGAGGACTACTGAGAGGACCGGTCCACACACGGCACTGCACGCACGCGAGCGTTGAATGCGTGTGTAAACGTAGTAcaccctccgtcaaaaaaaaaaaaaaaaacaaatcctaggtttcatatccaacgtttaaccgttcatcttatttaaaaaaattatgaaaaaaattaaaaagataagtcacgcataaagtattgatcatgttttatcatttaacaacaataaaaatactaattataaaaaaaattcatataagacggacaggcaaacgttggacacggaaacccaggttttgtttttttttcccagtcCCTCCGTCCGTGGACCGTGGGTGTTTAGATCTGAGGGTAAAGTTTTGctgtgtcacatcgggtattagaTAGGGTATCATATGCGGATGttcgggtactaataaaaaaactaattacagaatccatcagtaaacaactagatgaatttattaagcctaattaatccgtcattagcaaatgtttactgtagcatcaccttgtcaaatcatggagcaattaggcttaaaagattcgtctcgcaaattagttgcaatctatgtaattagtttttttagcctatatttaatacttcatacaggtgttcaaacgtccgatgtgacagggtgaaaaattttgaggtgtgatctaaacagggccttaatctAATTAGAGATAAAATATTACCTAATCCAATAAACTTAGACAGGCATATATTTAGATTTGTTGGACTAGTTAATGTCACATTTCCAATTAGGCTGGGTTTGTTTTGGAATGGAGAGTTATACAGATATGGTATGTTTTAGAACTAAAAATCTGAGCAACTATCTATTTAAATTTGTACtattaaaatatgtcacatttaTACCTGGTTTAGTTATATGAGACAAATGAAACACCAATCATCGGGGATGTGGGTCGGGATGCTCTACGAGATCTTCGTCATATTGCCTGCGACAATCAGATTTTTGGATATTTGATCGAAAAAATGGTAGAAGTATTCTCTTCGTCTATAAATTCgttcatatttttattaaaatttcttatatttaagGACATAGAAAATAACGGTCAGAAGTAGAGGTGCGGCAGTACGTGGACATATATTATGTACTAACTAGAATTTCTCATATTTAATAACTGAGGTAGTCATATGTATAGGCAAGGTTGTCATTATCCCGATTTGTATCCTAATATCTTAGGATACTACGATCCTATCAAGCCGAAACGATAACGATCCCacctagtatcctaattttgatagtatctcgatcctactattcattaaTACACGATCCTACAaaatcttaggtggtatcccgattctacgatccctacgatactacaaaatattatttaaaataacttGGTTTTGAAAATAACGTaactaaatatgctcaaatttatataaaaatcagttagatatatcaaaaccaacgtggtttctcttgataaatgtctcCATTTGCATGACATATCattactacatatttttttatatatagaatggctatatataattaatataaatattaattaaacttaaaaaaaatctcatagtatcccgatactacgatacgatattactttgagcaaaacgatACTACCTAGTATCCCGATCCTGACAACCTTGTGTATAGATGCATCGGTATGTGGATGTTTATTACTATGTACTATCATGGGGGATACATATCACTTcttctatctcaaaatataataaactagGAGTAAATAagacatgattatattttgatacgaAGTGAATATATAATACCTTCGTCTTAGGGATTTTGGTGTGCTTAGTTcctaaaaaagttagaagtttaaagaaagttgggagtttgaaaaaaaaattagaagtttatgtgtgtaaaaaagtttttgatgtgatatgatgtgatggaaagttgagaaTATGGggaaaactaaacacggcctatgcTCGGATTGAGGTAGTTACTGTAACTAAGTAGATGACGGGCACATGGGAGTGTCAGATAAACGACGTATCGCGAGACACACGAGTGAGAAAGCTACACGCGACGTACCGTCGATTAGCGAATTGCGACCCAGGCCCTGGCAGAGAAACGTGATAGCCAGCCAGCCAAATTAAACGCCAACCAAGTAACCAACTCACCCGACAACTAGCGACCCAGCCAACTTGTACAAGTAGGAGGATATGCCAATTACTTACTAGAGAAAGAGGATGGACAATTGGACGAAGTCCCCGCTACATATACCTTCTGATCACGAAACTCTCAATCAGGCTCCATGTAAACACAACACGCAACCAATTGCTTCAGGAACACACAGCAAAATGGCATAAGAAACTTACACCCGCTCCCTCACTTGGCAATTTATTCTCAACGGGGAACAACGAGCCGTCAGCTGCTGGATGAACTTTTCAGGATAATAGAGAAACATGAATCGTGAAAGCATTTGCTAACGTGGGAGTAATATTATTATGTCCATCTGCACAAGGGTTCTTTTAACCCTCAACAGAGCATACTTGTAGAATCACCACTAagatatatttacaaataataacaataatatttGTCTTTTCTTAACCCTCAGGAGAACGAGAGGGCACACAGATACTGTACAACCCCGATACAAGGGAGGAAAAACAGATCCGCTGCTTGGGCTGCTACTGTGGTTGATCCGATGATGGTTTTAGGAAATTGTAGCACTCCAGCTGCAGCATCTCTCCTCCGTTTACAGGGTCGAACTGGCATCGGTAGAAGCTGTAACACACGGAAGGTATATAAGATCAAACCTGTAGTAAGGAATTCCAACAAGCAACAACGAATGTTCAATCCTGATGCACATACCTTCCATCCATGCCAACAACTGCCACGGTATTCTTCTCATGGCCAAATGCAACAATATATTGCTCCCCCTCGTGGAGTCTGAACTGAGCTACAGACCACTCCGAGTGGAAATATTTTGGTAGTACACCTGACAGCAACAGAAAATCAATGTGTGAAAATGAGCTAACCCAAGAGTAACATGCAATCCAACCAAAACCAGAAAAACAGCATTTTCATCATTGTAAACATGTAATCTTAACCAAATAATGACACAAAACGGGTACCTATATATCATGAACTTTGAAGATGCAACCAGTACTTgggtacaaataaataaaaaaatcataagacCATTCATACAGTGTTGATTTCAGGCTTCCAGCAAGGGCAACAACAAATGCGCAAAAAGGAGAAGATACTAGGATACAAGTTATTAATAATGGGATTAGTATACCATGAAAATTCAGAGACGAACATATTGATGTATATTAAAAGTCCTTATCATTTGCTTTCTAAAAATGAAACTTAAAAGGCAAAGATGGGCCTCAAAAGCAAATTAAAGGAATATATATCATTGTTCTTTTCTTCCGAATACACAGGAGAGCTGCATATGATTGCAGTATATCACTATTTTCAAACATGGAAACATTCAACcacaaaagtatatatataagtggATGGAGAGATATAGTTACCCTTAATGAAAGAAAGAGATGGACTGATATGTGGAACATCAGGATCTGGAGCAGGCAGGGGCTTATCATTCGTGGTTAATCCAACATTTATCTTTAGATTGAACACATGTATTGTTCCTTTATCACTTGATACAGCCAAATATTGCAAATTGTTGGAGAACGCCAAGCTATATATTTCTGCTCTATCAGCACCTCTCCGTACCTATAACAGAAGAAATCAGAAAATATTAATTGACAAATtcctataaataaaaataaaatggcaAAACTTCATCATGCCGTAAGCTTAATAATGATTAAAAATTAGCAAACTGACAAGAGCAAGAGCATACACATCTTCTTATGTGGTAAGTACTTACTGGTATATATAGGTTCTTATTATGTGATATACTAGCAAGATGCAATGCATTTAGTCTCCCGCAAGTAGAATTTAATCAAGCTAGTAAAGCTCAAAAGTTGATTGCACAATAAATTAcaagttgataaaaaaaattgaaatctgAATAAAGAATAAaactgatactccctccgtttcatattataagacgttctagcattgcccacattcatatatatgttaatgaatctagacacacatatatatctagattcattaacatatatatgaatgtggacggGATCAAGTATTTGATTCAGGAATCTGCCCTTGTGTATTCCAGATACTTTTTACTGGATTTAGATATACCTGTCTGGTGGAATGACATGTTCTGAGCTATGTGGTGTTTAGATATAAGCATATTCATACATCTTTGTTTCTTAACATCGCTCTAGACGCCCTCAAAATTAAACAATACTGTATCTAGTTTGATGAGCCTGGTGAGATGTGCCTTTCAATGTGTATTTTGAAGGTTTAAATTTATCATAGCTAGTAAAAACTT
Proteins encoded in this window:
- the LOC127766630 gene encoding glutathione S-transferase 3-like codes for the protein MAGEGRKLRVYGMALSANVVRVATVLNEKGLDFDLVPVDLRTAAHKQPHFLALNPFGQIPVLQDGDEVLYESRAINRYIATKYKAEGADLLPAEASPAKLEVWLEVESHHFYPAISGLVFQLLIKPLLGGATDTAAVDEHAAALAQVLDVYDAHLAGSRYLAGNRFSLADANHMSYLLFLSKTPMAELVASRPHVKAWWDDISSRPAWKKTAAAIPFPPAA